A genome region from Penicillium psychrofluorescens genome assembly, chromosome: 3 includes the following:
- a CDS encoding uncharacterized protein (ID:PFLUO_005680-T1.cds;~source:funannotate), giving the protein MASLSIFRVATRAVRPASFYRAPQLTRSRMQAPVALTIRSFGTTPKLRSGHEDETYEEFSARFEKEFDGVQDVFELQRNLNNCFAYDLVPSVEVLTAALKAARRVNDFPTAVRVFEGVKAKVENKEQYKQYLEALEGMRQELGVALREELYPQEE; this is encoded by the exons ATGGCATCCCTGTCCATCTTCCGTGTTGCGACGCGTGCCGTCCGACCAGCCAGCTTCTACCGTGCTCCCCAATTGACCCGGTCCCGGATGCAGGCCCCGGTGGCTCTAACGATTCGCTCCTTCGGCACCACCCCCAAGCTCCGCTCCGGCCACGAGGACGAGACATATGAGGAGTTCTCTGCTAG ATTCGAGAAGGAATTCGATGGTGTCCAGGACGTTTTCGAGCTTCAG CGCAACCTGAACAACTGCTTCGCCTACGATCTCGTCCCCTCCGTTGAGGTCCTCACCGCTGCCCTCAAGGCCGCCCGCCGGGTCAACGACTTCCCCACCGCCGTCCGGGTGTTCGAGG GcgtcaaggccaaggtcgagaacaaggaacAGTACAAGCAGTACctcgaggcgctggagggtATGCGCCAGGAACTCGGCGTCGCTCTTCGGGAAGAGCTTTACCCGCAGGAGGAGTAA
- a CDS encoding uncharacterized protein (ID:PFLUO_005681-T1.cds;~source:funannotate), translating into MAVARPIRMLGAVGILLCLFLVFHLNQTPSAFGGKLINGMKKDPLLDPTGEPAGTFLWRATENDYSPDSANTARTNAALVALVRNEELDDMVSTMKDLERTWNSKFNYPYIFMNDKPFTEEFKRRTQAETKAKCQFELVPDEHWKVPEWINEEIFKESAELLKEQGIQYSEMISYHQMCRWNSGFFYKHPALKEYRWYWRIEPNVKFFCDVDYDVFRYMEDNNKTYGFTINLYDAPESIPNLWPETKRFLAAHPDYLVENNMWEWLTDETRPDHNMKAQGYSTCHFWSNFEIGDMTFFRGEKYEAYFDHLDRAGGFFYERWGDAPVHSIALGMLEDASKVHWFRDIGYNHIPYLNCPNSPKCSGCTPGKSYDGADFLAKEDCRPSYFKHVGTH; encoded by the exons atggctgtCGCGCGCCCCATTCGCATGCTGGGTGCTGTAGGCATCTTGCTTTGTCTATTCCTGGTCTTCCACTTGAACCAGACCCCGTCCGCCTTCGGGGGCAAACTCATCAACGGGATGAAAAAGGATCCTTTGCTAGACC CAACCGGAGAACCAGCAGGGACTTTTTTATGGCGCGCCACGGAGAATGACTACTCCCCCGACAGCGCCAACACGGCCCGCACCAacgccgcgctcgtcgcGCTCGTCCGCAACGAGGAACTGGACGACATGGTTTCCACGATGAAGGATCTCGAGCGTACATGGAACAGCAAATTTAACTATCCCTACATTTTCATGAACGACAAGCCCTTCACCGAGGAATTCAAGAGAAGGACGCAGGCGGAGACCAAGGCGAAGTGCCAATTTG AGCTGGTGCCGGATGAACACTGGAAGGTGCCCGAGTGGATCAACGAGGAGATCTTCAAAGAGTCGGCTGAGTTGCTGAAGGAGCAGGGCATCCAGTACAGCGAGATGATCTCCTACCACCAGATGTGTCGCTGGAACAGCGGCTTCTTCTACAAGCACCCGGCTCTCAAGGAGTATCGCTGGTACTGGCGCATTGAGCCGAACGTGAAGTTCTTCTGCGACGTTGACTACGACGTCTTCCGGTACATGGAGGACAACAACAAAACCTACGGTTTCACCATCAACCTCTACGACGCGCCGGAAAGTATCCCGAACCTGTGGCCGGAGACCAAGCGATTCCTTGCCGCCCACCCGGATTACCTCGTCGAGAACAACATGTGGGAGTGGCTGACGGATGAGACCCGCCCCGATCACAACATGAAGGCCCAGGGATACTCGACCTGCCACTTCTGGTCGAACTTTGAGATCGGTGACATGACCTTCTTCCGCGGGGAAAAATACGAGGCCTACTTTGATCACCTGGATCGTGCCGGTGGCTTCTTCTACGAGCGCTGGGGCGATGCGCCTGTCCACTCAATTGCGTTAGGGATGTTAGAGGATGCCTCCAAGGTGCATTG GTTCCGCGACATCGGATACAACCACATCCCGTACCTCAACTGTCCCAACTCGCCCAAATGTTCCGGCTGTACCCCGGGCAAATCCTACGATGGCGCCGACTTCCTTGCCAAGGAGGACTGCCGCCCCAGCTATTTCAAGCATGTTGGCACGCACTAA